The sequence CTTTCCAGGTTTTCCGAACGATGCCTTCCATTGACTGGTAGAGTTGCTCCGCAGTTCGTCCAAAATCATTGACGGCAAATTCCACAAACACAAGATCAGGCTTTTGAGCCAGTACATCGCGATCCATCCTAAAAACCCCCAGATTTGACCCCGTTCCACCTATAGTTGCGTTGATTTCATTAAACGATGTCTGAGGGTAGTTGATTCGTAACCAGCTGAAAGTCAGGCTACGCCAGCCGTCTCCCGCTTCGGTAATGCTGCCGCCGATATACGCCACATTAACCTCACGTCTTTCTTTAACTTTCTGAAAGAAATTCGGCAACCCGCCCCGTTGATGAAACTCTTGTGTCTCCGATGAGTTGGTTTTTTGAAAAGTGGTTGCACCTGTTGACAGTGGTTTCTGGCAGCTCCAACTGAACAACAAGGTAATCAGTACGACGGGGAAATTCAGGGCAGTTCGTTTCATTTCTAATAAGGTTACTTTGATCAGTAGCCTGGATTCTGCGTAAGGATTGGATTATATTGAATCTCGGCCAGCGGAATAGGGAACAGCATCTGGTAAGCTTGAACCTGAACGATTGCTCACCGCTGTTGATGAAAAGCCCTTTGTTTGGCACGTCTACCGTAGTCGGAATCGGGGCATATGTATTACGCTGAAATAGCTTGACACGAACCGTGTAGAGTTTTGAACGTGAGCAGTTTTATTGATTTCAGGAATAAGTACAAAGCAGGTGCCTTTCGCTGGCATGTGATCGAGCTATACAGTTTAAGGCTGTTGAGTGTGTCCTTGCCTGTTGGGAACGTCAGTTTTGACAGGTATTTAAGCTGCCAGTCGGTACTCCACCGGCATCATGAACCTAAAGGCCTGATGAGGCTGTTCGTAGTTTTATTCAACTAACCACTCAGCCCTGGTTTTGGAACGAATCTTACCGTTTGGTGTGAAT comes from Spirosoma aureum and encodes:
- a CDS encoding RagB/SusD family nutrient uptake outer membrane protein, translating into MLFPIPLAEIQYNPILTQNPGY